GCTTCCAAAGGGTCTGGCCCGAGAGGGTCCGGATGGACCCCAGGGTGAAGGCCCTGGTGGACGCCCGCTGGGAGGAGTACGGCTTCAGGCCCTGAGGAGGCGGTTTCGCAAAAGCCCCGACCGGAAGGCCCGCACCACCTCCCGGGAAAGCTTCCCCTTCCGCGCCTCCTCCTCCAGGGCCTCCAGGGCCTCGTGGGGCTTTAGGGGCTTGCGGTAGGTGCGCACGCTGGTGAGGGCATCGTAAATGTCCGCGGCGCTTAGGGCCTGCACCAGAAGGGGGATCTCCGTGAGCCCGTCGGGGTAGCCGGAGCCGTCCAGCTTCTCGTGGTGCCAGCGCACGTAGGGGCGGAGGCGGGGGTGGGCCCGGAGGGGCCCCAGGATCTCGTCCCCCCTCACGGGGTGCTCGCGGATGAGCCGCCACTCGTGCTCGCTTAGGGGGTGGTCTCCCCGGAGGATGTGGTCGGGGATGGCGATCTTGCCCACGTCGTGGAGGAGCGCCCCCATGTGCAGGTCTTCCCGCTCCTCTTCCCTGGCCCCGAGTTCCTCCGCGGCCAGGAGGGCGTACCGGGCCACCCGCTCCCCGTGGCCCGCGGTGTAGGCGTCCTTGGCCTCCACCGCCCGCATGAGCACGAGGAGGGTCCGCTCCAGGTCCTCTAGCTTCTCCTGAAGCCGCCTGCGCTCCAGGTGCCCCTTCACCCGGAGGCGGAGCTCGGCGAGGTCCACGGGCCGGTTGAGGAAGTCGTCGGCCCCCGCCTCTATCCCCTTCAGGCGCACCTCCCGCTCCCCATCCGCGGTGAGGAGGATCACGGGAAGAAGGGGGTCTTGGGCCTTGAGGCTTTGGGTGAGCTCCAGGCCGTCCATGACGGGCATGTGGAGGTCGGTGAGGACCACGTGGGGAAGCCTGTCCCTGAGGAGGTCCAAGGCCTCCTTCCCGTTCCTCGCCTCCCACACCTCCACCTCCAAAGGGGCCAGGGCCCGCATGAGGAGGCGCCGCTGAACGGGGTCGTCGTCCACCACCAAGACCCGCATCCTGGCCCCCCTAAAGGAGTTCTCTCAGCTCCTTGGCCGCTTCGCGGGCCTCGAGGTGGATGAGGCCCAGGTTGGCCCCCTGGGGGGCGGCCACCGCCAAGACCCCCTTCTCCCCCGCCTCGTACACCACCAGGTAGCCTCCCGCTCCCCGCACCACCGCCTCCTGGAAGTCCCCGAGGCGCAAGGTGGAGGCGATGCGCTTGCCGAGGCCCAAGGAGGTGGCGGCCATGGCCGCGATGCGGGGGGCCTCGGCCTCGGGGAAGTCGTGGGCGATGGGAAGCCCGTCCTGGGAGGCCACCATCACCCCGCGGATCTCGGGTACGGCCGCCTTGAGGTTCTGGATGAGTTCCTGAAGCGCTTCTACCTTATTCATATCCTCAACCTCCGCTTACTCCAAAGAAAGGAGAAGGTGCTCAATCCTGCCGAAGAGCCGGTAAGCCTCGCTCAAAAGCCCCTCCGCTTCTTCCCGCTTGCCTTCTTCAAAAAGCCGCACCGCCTTCTCGGTGACCTCGTGGAAGGCCTCGTGGAGGACGCCGAGCTCCTGGAACTCGGCCCTTTCCCCGTACCGCGGGGCGGCCTCCCGGTACCATCGGCCCAGGCTGCACTCCGTGGGCGCGCTCAGGGGAGGAAACTCCCCTCCTTCCAGGAAGCGGGCCACGTTTTCTAGGTACCGCATGTGGGCGAGGACGATGGCCTCAATCATCTTTCCCCTCCTTCAGGGTGAGTTCTAAGAGCTTCTCCACGGCTCCAAAGGCCTCCTCCCGCCTCCTCGGGTCTAGGCCCACCACCCGCTCCTCGGGGAGGCGCAGGTAGAGGGCCACCTCCTCGGGCGTCCAGGCCTTGGGCAGGTCCAAGCGGGTGACCCCCACCAGGTAGGGCACGGGGTGGCGGGTGGTGAGGTGCTCCAGGATATAGCGGGCCTTGGGGAGCCCCTCGGGGCGGTCCCCGGCCACCAGGAGGA
This region of Thermus thermophilus genomic DNA includes:
- a CDS encoding HD-GYP domain-containing protein, with the translated sequence MRVLVVDDDPVQRRLLMRALAPLEVEVWEARNGKEALDLLRDRLPHVVLTDLHMPVMDGLELTQSLKAQDPLLPVILLTADGEREVRLKGIEAGADDFLNRPVDLAELRLRVKGHLERRRLQEKLEDLERTLLVLMRAVEAKDAYTAGHGERVARYALLAAEELGAREEEREDLHMGALLHDVGKIAIPDHILRGDHPLSEHEWRLIREHPVRGDEILGPLRAHPRLRPYVRWHHEKLDGSGYPDGLTEIPLLVQALSAADIYDALTSVRTYRKPLKPHEALEALEEEARKGKLSREVVRAFRSGLLRNRLLRA
- a CDS encoding CZB domain-containing protein, whose protein sequence is MIEAIVLAHMRYLENVARFLEGGEFPPLSAPTECSLGRWYREAAPRYGERAEFQELGVLHEAFHEVTEKAVRLFEEGKREEAEGLLSEAYRLFGRIEHLLLSLE
- a CDS encoding roadblock/LC7 domain-containing protein, coding for MNKVEALQELIQNLKAAVPEIRGVMVASQDGLPIAHDFPEAEAPRIAAMAATSLGLGKRIASTLRLGDFQEAVVRGAGGYLVVYEAGEKGVLAVAAPQGANLGLIHLEAREAAKELRELL
- a CDS encoding ATP/GTP-binding protein is translated as MALDFGVLQVGPYPVHLFGTPGQERFSFMWDVLMEGALGLLLLVAGDRPEGLPKARYILEHLTTRHPVPYLVGVTRLDLPKAWTPEEVALYLRLPEERVVGLDPRRREEAFGAVEKLLELTLKEGKDD